The Sagittula stellata E-37 sequence GCGGTTTCTGGCGCGTGTTCCACCGTCGCGCCTGGCATTGTGGTCTTTCCTCGCCGCAATGGCACATGGGGCGGGGCTGATGCTGGTGCCGATCTACCTGGGCATATGCCGTACCCTCGAAACCGACGCGGGACATGCTGCGGCGGCCGGTCTGATGACTGGAAACGCGGGCGTTGCCGTGTCGGTGGCGCTGGCCCACACGCTGGCCATGACGCTCGCCGGGGGAACCTTCGCCTATGCCGTCTACCGTTGGTTTGGACTGAAGGCCCTGTCGCGGAGCTGGTTCAACCTCGACATCGTCTGGGCGCTCAGCCTGGTGACGGTCGGCGGGATTTCACTTCTGACCTTGCACTGACGCCGAAGGACCCGCCCGGCCTGTTTCGTCGGCGCAGCAACGATTGCCCCTGCCGTGAGACCCCCGCTCAGCTTGCGTCCGCCACCCGTGACTGTACGGTCGGTCCGGCACCACAAGCCGATGGACCGGTGTCGTGTTACTTCGGTATCAGGCCACTTTACCGTCGCCACGGGTAGGAACCCGAAAGGCCTGACCGTGTAAACGACATACCCGTTCGACCACCCGCACCGTATTTTCACTGACCGACGGCACAGCGATATGGATACTGACCAAGCCTCGACCCGGCCCACTGGCGACCCGGCCACCTACGAGCAGACCTCGAGGGGGATCGCGTCAATCGTGCTGGAGGGCGACGTCGATACGCTGGACTTCACCTTCGTCGGCCTGCCCAAGGCGTCCATGCTGGCCTTTACCTCCGCCGTGGAACCACTGCGCATCATCAACCAGCTGGCCGGTCGTCAGATTGCGCGCTGGCGGCTGGTGACCCCGGACGGCGCGCCGCTGACCTTCTCCTCAGGTCTGAGCATGATGGCCGAGAGCCCGCCACGCGATCTGCCCCGCCACACCCGGCTGATCGTCTGTTCCGGCACAGAACCGGAAACCTCGCTCTCCGACGCCGTCACAGCGATGGTCCGCCGCGCGTGGCGGCACGGCCATATCGTCGGCGGGATCTGCACCGGCGCCTACACCTTGGCAGAGGCCGGGCTGCTGCTGGGCCGACGCTTTACCCTGCACTGGGAAAACACCGACAGTTTCGAGCTGCGCTATCCCAAACTGCTGTCGACGCGGCAACTGTTCGCCATCGACAACAACGTCATGACCTGCGCCGGGGGAACCGCTGCGACAGACATGATGCTGTCGGTGCTGAACGATCGCTACGGTCCCATCGCGGCAAGCGTCGTCATGGAAATGTGCCTGCATCCGGCCATGCGCATGCCGGACGAGGCACAGAAGGCGTCTCTGGCCTTCACCTTCGGGGTGCGAAACGCCCGCTTCCTTGCGCTGATCCAGGACATCGAGAACAGCGAAAACTGGTTCGACACGATGGATACTCTTTGTGAAAAACACGCGCTGTCGCGCAGGCAGATCGAGCGCCTGTTCAAGAAGTACACCGGCCACTCGCCCCAGGCCTATGCCAAGCTACGACGCCTGGACCATGCGCGCCTGCAACTGGCGACCACCAACATGTCGGTCCACGAGGTCGCGATCGCCTGCGGTTTCGAATCCGCCCGGGTCTTTGCGGTCAACTTCAAGAAACGCTTCGGCATCACGCCGACGGAATACACCGCGACCCACAGGCGGTAGGGCCGTCGCCAGTCCGGGATGCCGCGTCACGCGCACCGGGTTTCCGAACCGCCCTGTGGGCGTTCCGCCACTGGCTTGATTTCGCATGGCGACGCTCCGGGCAAGCCTCTACGCTGCAAGGCAACGCAAATGATCCTGTCGGCGGGGACCAAAGCCATGGAAAAGACCTTTCACATCGCGCAACGCCTGCTGTCCACCTATGACGAGATGCCGCGCGGCGAGCGTCGGCTGGCGGACCTGCTGCTCGAAGACGTCGGCGTGCTCGGCTACCTGACGGCCAGCGATCTGGCAGACCAGGCCGG is a genomic window containing:
- a CDS encoding GlxA family transcriptional regulator, encoding MDTDQASTRPTGDPATYEQTSRGIASIVLEGDVDTLDFTFVGLPKASMLAFTSAVEPLRIINQLAGRQIARWRLVTPDGAPLTFSSGLSMMAESPPRDLPRHTRLIVCSGTEPETSLSDAVTAMVRRAWRHGHIVGGICTGAYTLAEAGLLLGRRFTLHWENTDSFELRYPKLLSTRQLFAIDNNVMTCAGGTAATDMMLSVLNDRYGPIAASVVMEMCLHPAMRMPDEAQKASLAFTFGVRNARFLALIQDIENSENWFDTMDTLCEKHALSRRQIERLFKKYTGHSPQAYAKLRRLDHARLQLATTNMSVHEVAIACGFESARVFAVNFKKRFGITPTEYTATHRR